The proteins below come from a single Parageobacillus thermoglucosidasius genomic window:
- a CDS encoding dicarboxylate/amino acid:cation symporter translates to MRGKLKNLTVQVIIGIILGIIVGFLFPEFGAKLKVLADAFIKLIKMVIAPIIFFTVVIGIGNMGDLKKVGRIGGKALIYFEIVTTFALAIGIIVVNLIKPGAGFNTDAVKGGDVSQYTKQAEEVNHGVIEFLLSIIPDNVIGAFAKGELLPILFFAILFGLSTAALGEKAKPVVALFERLADIFFGVVNMVMKVSPIAAFGAMAYTIGTFGVGSLVSLGKLMGSVYITMALFIFVVLGFIAKFYGFNIFKFIAYIKEEILLVLGTSSSESALPKLMERLEKYGCSKSVVGLVVPTGYSFNLDGTSIYLSMAAVFIAQAYGIDLTIWQELTLLGILMLTSKGAAGVTGSGFITLAATLAVFPMIPVEGIALLLGVDRFMSEARAITNLIGNAVATVVVSKMENEFHPSAEQNEDRTNIAVAK, encoded by the coding sequence ATGCGGGGGAAATTAAAAAATTTAACCGTTCAAGTGATTATTGGAATTATTTTAGGGATTATTGTTGGATTTTTATTTCCTGAATTTGGTGCAAAATTAAAAGTGCTCGCGGACGCATTTATTAAGTTAATCAAAATGGTGATTGCGCCGATCATTTTCTTCACGGTTGTGATTGGAATCGGCAACATGGGGGATTTGAAAAAGGTCGGCCGCATCGGCGGAAAAGCGCTTATTTATTTTGAAATTGTAACAACATTTGCCTTGGCGATCGGGATTATTGTCGTTAATCTCATCAAACCAGGGGCAGGGTTTAATACAGATGCGGTAAAAGGAGGCGATGTGTCGCAATATACGAAACAAGCAGAAGAAGTGAATCATGGGGTCATTGAGTTTTTGCTTAGCATTATTCCAGATAACGTCATTGGAGCATTTGCTAAAGGGGAATTGTTGCCGATTTTATTCTTTGCGATTTTGTTCGGCCTCTCGACAGCGGCATTGGGGGAAAAAGCGAAACCGGTTGTTGCGCTATTTGAACGTTTAGCGGACATCTTCTTCGGCGTCGTCAATATGGTGATGAAAGTATCGCCGATTGCGGCGTTTGGCGCGATGGCGTACACGATTGGCACGTTTGGAGTCGGTTCGTTAGTGTCACTTGGAAAGCTAATGGGTTCTGTATATATTACAATGGCGCTGTTTATCTTTGTCGTCCTTGGATTCATCGCGAAGTTTTACGGGTTCAATATTTTCAAATTTATCGCTTATATTAAAGAAGAAATTTTGCTTGTGCTTGGCACATCTTCTTCGGAGTCAGCGCTTCCAAAGCTGATGGAGCGCCTTGAAAAATACGGATGTTCGAAGTCAGTTGTCGGGCTTGTGGTGCCGACAGGATATTCCTTTAACCTTGATGGAACGTCCATTTATCTTTCGATGGCGGCGGTTTTTATTGCACAGGCTTACGGCATTGACTTGACGATTTGGCAAGAACTTACGTTGCTTGGGATTTTAATGTTAACATCCAAAGGGGCAGCTGGCGTGACAGGTTCTGGGTTTATTACGCTCGCCGCAACGTTGGCGGTGTTCCCGATGATTCCGGTGGAAGGAATCGCATTGTTGCTTGGCGTTGACCGCTTTATGTCGGAAGCGCGCGCCATTACGAACTTAATCGGCAATGCAGTCGCAACTGTTGTTGTTTCCAAAATGGAAAACGAATTTCATCCTTCTGCGGAACAAAATGAGGATAGAACGAATATTGCTGTTGCAAAATGA
- the wrbA gene encoding NAD(P)H:quinone oxidoreductase produces MANVKLAIIYYSSTGTNYQLAKWAEEAAKEAGAEVKVVKVPELAPKEAIESNPAWKAHAEATKDVPTATLADLEWADAIIFSVPTRFGNVPSQLKQFLDTTGGLWAQGKLANKVVSAMASAGNAHGGQEQTILQLYTTMYHWGAIVVAPGYTDPSIFAAGGNPYGTTVTVDQNGKMVEDVEAAVKHQARRTIQVAQWVKNGMQR; encoded by the coding sequence ATGGCGAACGTAAAATTAGCAATTATTTATTACAGCTCAACAGGCACGAACTATCAATTGGCAAAATGGGCAGAAGAAGCGGCGAAAGAAGCAGGCGCAGAAGTAAAAGTAGTAAAAGTTCCTGAACTTGCGCCAAAAGAAGCGATTGAATCCAATCCGGCGTGGAAAGCGCACGCAGAAGCGACAAAAGATGTTCCAACAGCTACATTGGCAGATTTGGAGTGGGCGGATGCCATCATTTTCAGTGTGCCGACCCGCTTTGGTAATGTTCCTTCCCAATTAAAACAATTTTTAGATACGACCGGCGGATTATGGGCGCAAGGAAAGCTTGCCAACAAAGTGGTCAGCGCGATGGCATCGGCAGGAAACGCGCATGGCGGCCAAGAACAAACCATTTTGCAGCTATATACAACCATGTACCATTGGGGTGCGATTGTCGTAGCGCCTGGATATACGGATCCATCCATTTTTGCTGCGGGTGGAAACCCGTATGGAACGACCGTGACTGTCGATCAAAACGGAAAAATGGTGGAAGATGTAGAAGCAGCTGTGAAACATCAAGCGCGCCGCACTATCCAAGTTGCTCAATGGGTTAAAAATGGAATGCAGCGATAA
- a CDS encoding aldo/keto reductase, producing the protein MKHLQDCVTLHNGVQMPWLGLGVYKVKDGEEVINAVRTALEIGYRHIDTAAYYQNEEGVGKAVRESGIPREEIFITTKVWNSDQGYETTLKAFETSLKKLGLDYVDLYLVHWPVKGKYKETYKALEKLYKDGRVRAIGVSNFHIHHLEDLMADCEIKPMVNQVEYHPRLTQKELHAFCKRHGIQLEAWSPLMRGEVLQEAALVEIGKKYGKTPAQVILRWDLQNEVVTIPKSVTPQRIKENADIFDFELTAEEMAAIDALNLNKRIGPDPDNFDF; encoded by the coding sequence ATGAAACATCTGCAAGACTGTGTCACACTACATAACGGGGTGCAAATGCCGTGGCTTGGACTCGGAGTGTATAAGGTGAAAGATGGAGAAGAAGTCATTAATGCGGTGCGCACTGCGCTGGAAATCGGCTATCGCCATATCGACACAGCCGCATATTACCAAAATGAAGAAGGAGTCGGAAAAGCGGTCCGCGAATCAGGGATTCCGCGCGAAGAAATATTTATCACGACAAAAGTGTGGAACTCTGACCAAGGATATGAAACAACATTGAAAGCGTTTGAAACAAGCTTAAAAAAGTTAGGCCTTGATTATGTGGATTTATATTTAGTGCACTGGCCCGTTAAAGGAAAATATAAAGAAACGTATAAGGCGCTAGAAAAATTGTATAAAGATGGACGGGTGCGGGCGATTGGCGTCAGCAATTTCCATATCCACCATTTAGAAGATTTAATGGCTGACTGCGAGATTAAGCCGATGGTCAATCAAGTGGAATACCATCCTCGTTTGACACAAAAAGAGCTTCATGCGTTTTGCAAGCGGCACGGCATTCAGCTTGAAGCATGGTCGCCATTAATGAGAGGGGAAGTTTTGCAGGAAGCGGCGCTTGTTGAAATTGGGAAAAAATACGGAAAAACCCCAGCGCAAGTCATCCTTCGTTGGGATTTGCAAAACGAAGTGGTGACGATTCCAAAGTCGGTAACGCCGCAGCGCATTAAAGAAAACGCAGATATTTTCGATTTTGAGCTGACGGCGGAGGAAATGGCAGCAATCGATGCGCTTAATTTGAACAAACGGATCGGGCCGGATCCGGACAATTTCGATTTTTAA
- a CDS encoding zinc metallopeptidase yields MLFHPMDFVILIAFGISLWAQWKVSSNFNAWSQVPASSGLSGAEVARMILDRNGLYDVPVEVIPGRLTDHYDPISRVVRLSEPVYYGRSIASISVAAHEVGHAVQHQQSYGALVLRHRMFPIVNFTSGVAPFLLLVGFLLHQLSLIGLGIIFFSFAVAFQLITLPVEFNASSRAKKFMLAEGLIYPDEKRGVNKVLGAAALTYVAATLISVLELLKYVLIFTQSNNDE; encoded by the coding sequence CTGCTATTCCATCCGATGGATTTTGTCATTCTCATCGCCTTTGGCATTTCGCTATGGGCGCAATGGAAAGTCTCAAGCAACTTTAATGCTTGGTCGCAAGTTCCAGCTTCTTCCGGTTTGTCAGGAGCGGAAGTTGCACGCATGATTTTGGACCGCAACGGCCTTTATGACGTACCGGTCGAAGTAATTCCGGGAAGGCTGACGGACCATTATGATCCGATTTCGCGTGTCGTCCGCTTGTCGGAACCAGTGTATTATGGCCGTTCAATTGCTTCTATATCGGTTGCTGCGCACGAAGTCGGGCATGCGGTGCAGCACCAGCAATCATACGGCGCGCTTGTACTCCGCCATCGCATGTTTCCAATCGTGAACTTCACATCGGGAGTGGCGCCGTTTTTATTGCTAGTCGGATTTTTGCTTCATCAACTTTCGCTGATTGGCTTAGGGATTATTTTCTTTTCCTTTGCCGTTGCTTTTCAACTCATTACGTTGCCGGTGGAGTTTAACGCAAGCTCGCGGGCGAAAAAGTTTATGTTGGCGGAAGGGCTGATTTACCCGGATGAAAAGCGCGGCGTCAACAAAGTATTAGGAGCGGCCGCATTGACGTATGTGGCAGCAACGCTCATTTCGGTGTTAGAATTGTTAAAATACGTGTTGATTTTTACGCAAAGCAATAATGATGAATAA